The following are encoded together in the Deinococcus soli (ex Cha et al. 2016) genome:
- a CDS encoding pyruvate carboxyltransferase, giving the protein MTQDTPAVRDVPTPDLFPAAFPADAFPQVIWEGDERPASLPAQAWTTETTHRDGQQGGLPLTTEAGLRIYDLMGRFTGSSGALRQAEFFVYRPADRAMLEGALERWRGGHPVEPTTWIRATRRDAELVAGLGVRETGMLASASDYHTFHKFTPGGRAQAARTYLDAVQAVLDAGLRPRLHLEDATRAPREFILPFVEAVQTLAAPFPASQAPKFRVCDTMGVGLPLEGAAWPRSVPRMIRELRAAGLSAESLEFHPHNDTHLVVANSLAAVLAGCAAINGTLLGKGERTGNAPLEGVVLHLSGLGLTGDADFTVLNDLNDLYETLGQGVPAKYPLFGRDAHRTRAGIHADGLNKFWPMYAPFNVPALLGRPLDLSLTKDSGVAGLIFLIRQHTGTELGKDHAGLRALHESLTAEFDAGRQTAVEWEEIAERALKLSAGGPVVRSGA; this is encoded by the coding sequence ATGACCCAGGACACCCCCGCTGTGCGTGACGTGCCGACGCCCGACCTCTTCCCCGCCGCGTTCCCGGCGGACGCGTTCCCGCAGGTGATCTGGGAGGGCGACGAGCGACCTGCTTCTCTGCCTGCCCAGGCCTGGACGACCGAGACCACGCACCGCGACGGGCAGCAGGGCGGCCTGCCCCTGACGACTGAGGCGGGCCTGCGGATCTACGACCTGATGGGCCGCTTCACGGGGAGCAGCGGCGCGCTGAGGCAGGCGGAGTTCTTCGTGTACCGCCCCGCCGACCGCGCCATGCTGGAGGGTGCCCTGGAACGCTGGCGCGGCGGGCACCCGGTCGAGCCCACCACCTGGATCCGCGCCACCCGCAGGGACGCCGAACTGGTCGCCGGGCTGGGCGTGCGCGAGACCGGCATGCTCGCCAGTGCCAGCGATTACCACACCTTCCACAAGTTCACGCCGGGCGGCCGCGCCCAGGCGGCGCGCACGTACCTTGACGCCGTGCAGGCTGTGCTGGACGCGGGCCTGCGCCCGAGGCTCCACCTGGAGGACGCCACCCGCGCGCCGCGCGAGTTCATCCTCCCGTTCGTGGAGGCCGTGCAGACCCTCGCCGCGCCCTTCCCCGCCTCGCAGGCGCCGAAGTTCCGCGTGTGCGACACCATGGGCGTCGGCCTCCCGCTGGAGGGAGCGGCGTGGCCCCGCAGCGTGCCGCGCATGATCCGCGAACTGCGCGCCGCCGGACTGAGCGCCGAATCGCTGGAGTTCCACCCTCACAACGACACGCATCTCGTCGTGGCGAACAGCCTCGCGGCGGTCCTGGCCGGATGCGCGGCGATCAACGGTACGCTACTCGGCAAGGGGGAACGCACCGGGAACGCACCGCTGGAGGGTGTAGTGCTGCACCTGAGCGGGCTGGGCCTGACAGGCGACGCGGACTTCACGGTGCTGAACGACCTGAACGACCTGTACGAGACGCTGGGGCAGGGCGTCCCGGCCAAGTACCCGCTGTTCGGGCGGGACGCGCACCGCACCCGCGCGGGCATTCACGCGGACGGACTGAACAAGTTCTGGCCGATGTACGCGCCGTTCAACGTGCCCGCCCTGCTGGGCCGCCCGCTCGACCTGTCCCTGACGAAGGACAGCGGCGTGGCGGGCCTGATCTTCCTGATCCGCCAGCACACCGGCACCGAACTGGGCAAGGACCATGCGGGCCTACGCGCGCTGCACGAATCCCTGACCGCCGAGTTCGACGCGGGCCGCCAGACCGCCGTGGAGTGGGAGGAGATTGCTGAACGAGCCCTCAAGCTGAGTGCCGGGGGGCCGGTGGTACGCTCCGGGGCATGA
- the rpmB gene encoding 50S ribosomal protein L28: MAKVCEVCGKGPIVVNSVIRRGKARAAGGVGRKVTGVTKRVQKPNLQPLTVTRGGVSLRLRVCSKCRKAVA; encoded by the coding sequence ATGGCGAAAGTGTGCGAAGTGTGCGGTAAGGGGCCGATCGTGGTGAACTCGGTCATCCGCCGCGGTAAGGCCCGCGCTGCGGGCGGCGTGGGTCGTAAGGTCACGGGCGTCACCAAGCGTGTTCAGAAGCCCAACCTGCAACCCCTCACGGTCACCCGTGGCGGCGTCAGCCTGCGCCTGCGCGTGTGCAGCAAGTGCCGTAAGGCCGTTGCCTGA
- a CDS encoding polyphosphate kinase 2 family protein, with product MNPDQYRVKPGKSVRLKDWHTDDDGGLSKDEGKDLTDELLEGLAEWQERLFAESKQSLLIVLQARDAGGKDGTVKHVLGALNPNGVRISNFKVPTDEERAHDFLWRVHAQAPRAGQVGVFNRSHYEDVLVTRVEGIIDNRSAKARLKHIGNFEALLTDSGTRILKFYLHVSPDEQRQRLQDRLTDPSKHWKFNPGDLEARAKWDAYTEAYESALGTSTAAAPWYVIPADRKWYRNLLITRIVLNTLKEMNPQYPHVSFDPLEVEIK from the coding sequence ATGAACCCCGACCAGTACCGCGTCAAACCCGGCAAGAGCGTCCGCCTGAAGGACTGGCACACCGACGACGACGGCGGACTCAGCAAGGACGAGGGGAAGGACCTCACCGACGAGCTCCTGGAGGGCCTCGCCGAATGGCAGGAGCGACTGTTCGCCGAGAGCAAGCAGTCGCTCCTGATCGTGTTGCAGGCCCGCGACGCCGGGGGCAAGGACGGCACGGTCAAGCATGTGCTGGGCGCGCTGAACCCGAACGGAGTGCGCATCTCGAACTTCAAGGTGCCCACCGATGAGGAACGCGCGCACGACTTCCTGTGGCGGGTGCACGCCCAGGCGCCCCGCGCCGGACAGGTCGGCGTGTTCAACCGCAGCCACTACGAGGACGTCCTGGTGACCCGTGTCGAGGGGATCATCGACAACAGGTCCGCCAAGGCCCGCCTGAAACACATCGGGAATTTCGAGGCGCTCCTGACCGACAGTGGTACACGCATCCTGAAGTTCTACCTGCACGTCAGCCCCGACGAGCAGCGTCAGCGCCTGCAGGACCGCCTGACCGACCCCAGCAAACACTGGAAGTTCAACCCCGGCGACTTGGAGGCCCGCGCCAAGTGGGACGCCTACACCGAGGCGTACGAGTCGGCGCTGGGCACGAGTACCGCTGCCGCGCCCTGGTACGTGATTCCGGCGGACCGCAAGTGGTACCGCAACCTGCTGATCACGCGGATCGTGCTGAACACCCTGAAGGAGATGAATCCGCAGTACCCGCACGTGTCGTTCGACCCGCTGGAGGTCGAGATCAAGTAA
- the thrB gene encoding homoserine kinase, which produces MPGTPPPPQTTPFTVRAPASSANLGPGFDSLGLSVPLYTTLRVTPQATTQVVPLGPELDGTPADESNYVYRAMQLAATRAGRPLPPARIEIETDVPLARGLGSSAAALVAGIVAGNELLGRPLDDLAVLDVAAREEGHPDNVAPALFGGIVVATLDKLGTHYVRLDPPAHLGVTVLIPDFELSTSKARAVLPKEYSRADAVHALSHAALLAAALAQGRLDLLRHAMQDYIHQIWRAPLVPGLSDILEEAWKHGALGAALSGAGPTVLCFHDTREPTAPLHAYLHGVMKRNGLEGRVMDFPIDTAGTLVDRDA; this is translated from the coding sequence ATGCCCGGAACCCCACCCCCACCCCAGACCACACCGTTCACGGTGCGCGCCCCGGCCAGCAGCGCCAACCTCGGCCCCGGTTTCGACAGCCTGGGCCTGAGCGTGCCGCTGTACACCACACTGCGCGTCACGCCGCAGGCCACCACGCAGGTCGTCCCGCTGGGCCCCGAACTGGACGGCACGCCCGCCGACGAGAGCAACTACGTGTACCGCGCCATGCAACTCGCCGCGACCCGCGCCGGGCGCCCCCTGCCGCCCGCCCGCATCGAGATCGAGACCGACGTGCCCCTGGCCCGCGGCCTGGGCAGCAGCGCCGCCGCGCTGGTCGCCGGGATCGTCGCCGGGAACGAACTGCTGGGCCGCCCCCTGGACGACCTGGCGGTGCTGGACGTCGCCGCACGCGAGGAAGGCCACCCGGACAACGTCGCCCCGGCCCTGTTCGGCGGGATTGTCGTGGCCACGCTGGACAAGCTCGGCACGCACTACGTCCGGCTGGACCCACCTGCGCACCTGGGCGTGACCGTATTGATCCCGGACTTCGAGCTGAGCACCAGCAAGGCCCGCGCCGTGCTGCCCAAGGAGTACAGCCGCGCCGACGCCGTGCACGCCCTGTCCCACGCTGCGCTGCTGGCCGCCGCGCTCGCGCAGGGGCGACTGGACCTGCTGCGCCACGCCATGCAGGACTACATCCACCAGATCTGGCGCGCGCCCCTGGTGCCGGGCCTGAGCGACATCCTGGAGGAAGCCTGGAAGCACGGTGCGCTCGGCGCGGCCCTCAGCGGCGCCGGGCCCACCGTGCTGTGCTTCCACGACACCCGCGAACCCACCGCGCCCCTGCACGCGTACCTGCACGGCGTCATGAAGCGCAACGGCCTGGAGGGCCGCGTCATGGACTTCCCCATCGACACCGCCGGGACGCTGGTCGACCGGGATGCCTGA
- a CDS encoding citrate synthase — protein sequence MTASLTTAQACEQLGVKPATLYAYVSRGLIRSVPGPSGTRQRRYDAGDVQALAGRQATRRDPQAGVQAAVQGSLDGLRAGGAGGVTPILDSALTRIEDGGLAYRGVDALGLADTATVEEVAALLWTGDPGTRPALPLRARLNLTRHPRADTPLEALGYALTYAGAHDPDALDTRPVTGPRQAARILTLLHATAERHARLPPAPDLPLHARLARTWGRPDGADLLRRALILLADHELNVSAFTARVTASGGASLAHCTLAALSALQGPRHGLGALHAHDLLSAALNGDARAALRDATRRLGHAPGFGHALYPHGDPRARALLDALNAQFPDHPVTRATHAVIRAHAGDTAELPNVDLALAALTLVLGRPAGDAVTLFALARATGWLAHALETRAGGQFIRPRARYVGPA from the coding sequence ATGACCGCCTCCCTGACGACCGCGCAGGCCTGCGAGCAGCTGGGCGTGAAACCCGCCACGCTGTACGCCTACGTCTCCCGCGGCCTGATCCGCAGCGTTCCCGGCCCATCCGGCACCCGGCAGCGCCGCTACGACGCGGGCGACGTGCAGGCCCTCGCCGGGCGGCAGGCCACCCGCCGCGACCCGCAGGCGGGCGTGCAGGCCGCCGTGCAGGGCAGCCTCGACGGGCTGCGCGCGGGGGGTGCCGGGGGCGTGACGCCCATCCTCGACAGCGCCCTGACCCGAATTGAGGACGGCGGGCTGGCCTACCGGGGCGTGGACGCGCTGGGCCTCGCCGACACGGCCACCGTCGAGGAGGTCGCCGCGCTGCTGTGGACCGGCGACCCCGGCACGCGGCCCGCGCTGCCGCTGCGCGCCCGATTGAACCTCACCCGCCACCCGCGCGCCGACACGCCCCTGGAAGCGCTGGGGTACGCGCTGACGTACGCGGGCGCGCACGACCCGGACGCCCTCGACACCCGCCCGGTAACCGGTCCCCGGCAGGCCGCGCGCATCCTGACGCTGCTGCACGCCACCGCCGAACGACACGCCCGTCTGCCCCCCGCGCCGGACCTGCCGCTGCACGCCCGGCTGGCCCGCACCTGGGGCCGCCCGGACGGCGCGGACCTGCTGCGCCGCGCGCTGATCCTCCTGGCCGATCACGAACTGAACGTCAGCGCCTTCACCGCCCGTGTCACGGCCAGCGGCGGCGCCAGCCTCGCGCACTGCACCCTGGCGGCGTTGAGTGCCCTCCAGGGACCCCGGCACGGCCTGGGCGCGCTGCACGCCCACGACCTCCTGAGTGCCGCCCTGAACGGCGACGCCCGCGCAGCCCTGCGCGACGCCACCCGCCGCTTAGGGCACGCGCCGGGCTTCGGGCACGCCCTCTACCCGCATGGCGACCCGCGCGCCCGCGCACTGCTGGACGCCCTAAACGCGCAGTTCCCCGATCATCCCGTCACGCGCGCCACCCACGCGGTCATCCGCGCGCACGCGGGGGACACCGCCGAACTCCCCAACGTGGACCTGGCGCTGGCCGCGCTGACCCTCGTGCTGGGCCGCCCTGCCGGGGACGCCGTGACGCTGTTCGCGCTGGCCCGCGCGACCGGCTGGCTGGCCCACGCGCTGGAAACCCGCGCCGGGGGGCAGTTCATCCGCCCCCGCGCCCGCTACGTCGGCCCGGCCTAG
- a CDS encoding aminopeptidase has product MTLTFDEKLRNYARLAVRVGLGVKPGQRVLVQAPVETAQLARLVVREAYAAGASFVDVRWDDDDVQLARFELAPDGTFEQISRWRVDAEIETAEAGGAVIAIRATNPNLLGGVDPERVATHQRTVAAYRRPYTAQVMTNRLNWNLISAPVSGWAQLMFPDASAEQAVTQQWDAIFAATRADQPDAVERWEAHLADLKRRRDLLTGKQYAALHFRGGETDLTVGLADDHVWGGGAADTPGGITFTANIPTEEVWTAPHRERVDGTVVSTKPLSYNGTLIDGIRIEFKAGRITGASAEQGEGALLKMIETDEGSHRLGEVALVPHSSPISRSGLFFFNTLYDENAASHIAIGSAYRFNVKGGVDMSLEDFNARGGNDSLTHVDWMIGSDRIDVDGITKDGQREAVMRAGEFVI; this is encoded by the coding sequence ATGACCCTGACTTTTGACGAGAAGCTTCGCAACTACGCGCGTCTGGCGGTGCGGGTGGGCCTGGGCGTGAAGCCCGGTCAGCGCGTGCTGGTGCAGGCCCCGGTGGAGACGGCGCAGCTGGCGCGGCTGGTGGTGCGCGAGGCGTATGCGGCGGGCGCGAGCTTCGTGGACGTGCGCTGGGACGATGACGACGTGCAGCTGGCGCGCTTCGAGCTGGCCCCGGACGGCACCTTCGAGCAGATCAGCCGCTGGCGCGTGGACGCCGAGATCGAGACGGCCGAGGCGGGCGGCGCCGTGATCGCAATCCGCGCGACGAACCCGAACCTGCTGGGCGGCGTGGACCCCGAGCGCGTGGCGACGCACCAGCGGACGGTCGCGGCGTACCGCCGTCCGTACACCGCGCAGGTGATGACCAACCGTCTGAACTGGAACCTGATCAGCGCGCCGGTCAGCGGCTGGGCGCAGCTGATGTTCCCCGACGCGAGCGCCGAACAGGCCGTAACGCAGCAGTGGGATGCGATCTTCGCCGCGACCCGCGCCGACCAGCCGGACGCGGTGGAACGCTGGGAGGCGCACTTGGCTGACCTGAAGCGCCGCCGCGACCTGCTGACCGGCAAGCAGTACGCCGCGCTGCACTTCCGGGGCGGCGAAACGGACCTGACCGTGGGTCTCGCGGACGATCACGTGTGGGGCGGCGGCGCGGCCGACACGCCCGGCGGGATCACGTTCACGGCGAACATCCCCACTGAGGAGGTCTGGACCGCCCCGCACCGCGAGCGGGTGGACGGCACGGTGGTGAGCACCAAGCCCCTGTCGTACAACGGCACGCTGATCGACGGGATCCGCATCGAGTTCAAGGCCGGCCGGATCACGGGCGCGAGCGCCGAGCAGGGCGAGGGCGCGCTGCTGAAGATGATCGAGACGGACGAGGGCAGCCACCGCCTGGGCGAGGTGGCGCTGGTGCCGCACTCCAGCCCGATCAGCCGCTCGGGCCTGTTCTTCTTCAACACCCTGTACGACGAGAACGCCGCCTCGCACATCGCCATCGGCAGCGCGTACCGCTTCAACGTCAAGGGCGGCGTGGACATGAGCCTGGAGGACTTCAATGCCCGAGGCGGCAACGACAGCCTCACGCACGTGGACTGGATGATCGGCAGTGACCGCATCGACGTGGACGGCATCACGAAGGACGGGCAGCGCGAGGCCGTGATGCGCGCCGGCGAATTCGTCATCTGA
- a CDS encoding GlsB/YeaQ/YmgE family stress response membrane protein, producing the protein MGWIITILVGALCGWLASLIMKTDAQQGAIANILIGIVGSLLAQAVFGSWLNIGGDVAGNGFSFWSIVWGVVGSVVLIAILKALRVLR; encoded by the coding sequence ATGGGTTGGATCATCACTATTCTGGTTGGTGCACTGTGCGGCTGGCTCGCGAGCCTCATCATGAAGACCGACGCCCAGCAGGGCGCGATCGCCAACATCCTGATCGGGATTGTCGGCAGCCTCCTGGCCCAGGCGGTCTTCGGCAGCTGGCTGAACATCGGCGGCGACGTGGCTGGCAACGGCTTCAGCTTCTGGAGCATCGTGTGGGGCGTGGTGGGCAGCGTGGTGCTGATCGCCATCCTCAAGGCCCTGCGCGTCCTGCGCTAA
- the lspA gene encoding signal peptidase II gives MPTLLDHPRRAPAWLPLVLAALLIAADQALKAWALANLQEGLPARPFIPGLIDWVLTFNTGAAWSMFSGSAAPLALGRLVIGLGILVYLLVRPQPRLLSVTLSMIAAGAIGNAIDGLRQGKVTDMIHSPLLSGITQALNAGNFPIFNIADSCVVLGTLLLLVASFVGDRRKPSI, from the coding sequence GTGCCCACCCTGCTCGATCACCCGCGCCGCGCGCCCGCGTGGCTGCCCCTCGTCCTTGCCGCGCTGCTGATCGCCGCCGATCAGGCGCTGAAAGCCTGGGCGCTCGCGAACCTGCAGGAGGGCCTCCCGGCCCGCCCGTTCATTCCGGGCCTGATCGACTGGGTGCTGACCTTCAACACCGGCGCCGCCTGGAGCATGTTCAGCGGCAGCGCCGCGCCGCTGGCCCTGGGTCGCCTCGTGATCGGCCTGGGCATCCTGGTGTACCTGCTGGTGCGTCCACAGCCGCGCCTGCTGAGCGTCACGCTGAGCATGATCGCCGCCGGGGCCATCGGGAACGCCATTGACGGCCTGCGGCAGGGCAAGGTGACGGACATGATCCACTCGCCGCTGCTGAGCGGCATCACACAGGCCCTGAACGCCGGGAACTTCCCGATCTTCAACATCGCCGACTCGTGCGTGGTCCTAGGCACCCTGCTGCTGCTCGTCGCGAGTTTCGTCGGGGACCGCCGCAAGCCCAGCATCTGA
- a CDS encoding ATP-grasp domain-containing protein, with translation MTARPTVVIVNGERDWADHFPGASVRRCRLQTAQWQVSGNALYLLDEQGRTRVDGVLWRVGAIRPEPRHRVVLDLIRLTGTPCVNPAATLQRGFDRLSMRAEMQAIGMPMLPQEIVLGGALLDHTEPAPPAVLKVGNYHAGYGKALVRTREDWADLRDLAWTADDYVTLEPFVDYVRDLRCLAVGNEIWGMARRSGSWKANRDTQEYTLTDLPAELTGYTRAAMAHLGADILGLDFLEDRAGRFSLLETNDVPGLSGFPAAIRPLLARRLMTQIRG, from the coding sequence ATGACTGCACGTCCGACCGTGGTGATCGTGAACGGAGAGCGCGACTGGGCTGACCACTTCCCCGGCGCCTCGGTGCGCCGCTGCCGCCTCCAGACCGCGCAGTGGCAGGTCAGCGGGAACGCGCTGTACCTGCTGGACGAGCAGGGCCGCACCCGCGTGGACGGCGTGCTGTGGCGCGTCGGGGCGATCCGCCCGGAGCCCCGGCACCGGGTAGTCCTTGATCTGATCCGCCTGACGGGCACGCCCTGCGTCAATCCAGCGGCGACGCTGCAACGCGGCTTCGACCGGCTGTCCATGCGCGCCGAGATGCAGGCCATCGGGATGCCGATGCTGCCGCAGGAGATCGTGCTGGGCGGCGCCCTGCTGGACCACACCGAGCCTGCTCCCCCGGCTGTCCTGAAGGTCGGGAACTATCACGCCGGATACGGCAAGGCGCTGGTCCGCACCCGCGAGGACTGGGCGGACCTACGCGATCTCGCCTGGACCGCCGACGATTACGTGACCCTGGAACCCTTCGTGGACTACGTGCGCGACCTGCGCTGCCTCGCCGTCGGCAACGAGATCTGGGGCATGGCGCGCCGCAGCGGGTCGTGGAAGGCCAACCGGGACACGCAGGAGTACACCCTCACCGATCTGCCCGCTGAACTGACCGGGTACACCCGCGCCGCCATGGCGCACCTGGGCGCGGACATCCTGGGCCTGGATTTCCTGGAAGACCGCGCGGGGCGCTTCTCCCTGCTGGAGACGAACGACGTGCCGGGCCTGAGTGGCTTTCCCGCTGCCATCCGGCCGCTGCTGGCCCGTCGGCTGATGACCCAGATCCGGGGCTAG
- a CDS encoding S-ribosylhomocysteine lyase, translating to MANVESFDLDHTKVQAPYIRLAGVKTTPRGDSISKYDLRLLQPNQAEIDPAALHTLEHLLAGYLRDHLSDVVDVSPMGCRTGMYMAVIGEPDEQGVLKAFEAALRDTAAHDRPIPGVSELECGNYRNHDLQGARQHAADALAQGLKVQETILLQR from the coding sequence ATGGCGAACGTCGAATCCTTCGATCTGGATCACACGAAAGTGCAGGCTCCCTACATCCGGCTGGCGGGCGTGAAGACCACCCCGCGCGGCGACTCGATCAGCAAGTACGACCTGCGGCTCCTCCAGCCCAATCAGGCGGAGATCGACCCGGCGGCCCTGCATACGCTGGAGCATCTGCTTGCCGGGTACCTGCGCGATCACCTGAGTGACGTGGTAGACGTGTCCCCGATGGGCTGCCGGACCGGCATGTACATGGCGGTGATTGGCGAGCCGGACGAGCAGGGCGTCCTGAAGGCCTTCGAGGCGGCGCTGCGCGACACGGCCGCCCATGACCGCCCGATTCCCGGCGTGAGTGAACTGGAGTGCGGGAACTACCGCAACCATGACCTGCAGGGTGCGCGGCAGCACGCTGCTGACGCGCTGGCCCAGGGCCTCAAGGTTCAGGAGACCATCCTTCTGCAGCGCTGA
- a CDS encoding MFS transporter: protein MTTAAPATTIQPRAEAARRALNTVFMVNGAVFATWAVNIPGVRDGLDLTPAQIGVALLASGIGAVTSMSLVGRWIARWGSAPVTRVATVLFLLSLLLPVLAPSLPTLIAALAILGAANGVMDVAMNAQGVTVERTLGRPIMSRLHAYFSLGSLLGAGAGSLLIGRVSIPLHAGLVVATTLLLAAVTLRLLIPDPAGDTPQNDTQTTATPAGPVLTLPVLLLGLLCFLGMLAEGANYDWAALYFRDVLSVPGGAAGLGYAAFVATMTLGRWFGDLGRARLGDEQIVRIGSLVTAIGLAVALLWRDPIPATLGFALSGLGLSNVVPVMYGTAGHALAGRGIAAVAAIGYGGFLLGPPAIGFVADHVGLTWALGIALGSAALITLLGGRAFALIRR from the coding sequence ATGACCACCGCCGCCCCCGCCACCACCATCCAGCCCCGCGCCGAGGCCGCCCGCCGCGCGCTGAACACCGTCTTCATGGTGAACGGCGCCGTGTTCGCCACCTGGGCCGTGAACATCCCCGGCGTGCGCGACGGCCTGGACCTCACCCCCGCGCAAATCGGTGTGGCCCTGCTCGCCAGCGGCATCGGCGCCGTGACCAGCATGAGCCTCGTGGGCCGCTGGATCGCCCGCTGGGGCAGCGCCCCCGTCACCCGCGTCGCCACCGTGCTGTTCCTCCTCAGCCTGCTGCTGCCCGTCCTCGCGCCCAGCCTCCCCACCCTGATCGCCGCGCTGGCGATCCTGGGGGCCGCGAACGGCGTCATGGACGTCGCCATGAACGCCCAGGGCGTCACGGTCGAACGCACCCTGGGCCGCCCGATCATGAGCCGCCTGCACGCCTACTTCAGCCTGGGCAGCCTGCTCGGCGCCGGGGCCGGCAGCCTCCTGATCGGCCGCGTGTCCATCCCCCTGCACGCCGGTCTCGTGGTCGCCACGACCCTCCTGCTGGCCGCCGTCACGCTGCGCCTCCTGATCCCCGACCCCGCCGGGGACACCCCGCAGAACGACACCCAGACCACCGCCACCCCAGCGGGCCCGGTGCTGACCCTCCCGGTCCTGCTGCTGGGCCTGCTGTGCTTCCTGGGCATGCTCGCCGAGGGCGCCAACTACGACTGGGCCGCGCTGTACTTCCGTGACGTCCTGAGCGTCCCCGGCGGCGCCGCCGGACTCGGCTACGCCGCGTTCGTGGCCACCATGACCCTGGGCCGCTGGTTCGGCGACCTGGGCCGCGCCCGCCTCGGCGACGAGCAGATCGTCCGCATCGGCTCCCTCGTCACTGCCATCGGCCTTGCCGTGGCGCTGCTGTGGCGCGACCCGATCCCCGCCACGCTGGGTTTCGCGCTGTCCGGCCTGGGCCTGAGCAACGTCGTCCCCGTCATGTACGGCACCGCCGGACACGCCCTCGCCGGGCGCGGCATCGCCGCCGTCGCCGCCATCGGGTACGGTGGCTTCCTGCTGGGGCCGCCCGCCATCGGCTTCGTCGCCGACCACGTCGGCCTCACCTGGGCGCTGGGCATCGCCCTGGGCAGCGCCGCACTGATCACCCTGCTCGGCGGACGCGCCTTCGCCCTGATCCGCCGGTAA
- a CDS encoding carbonic anhydrase, with amino-acid sequence MDDSAAQIAADLERRILDAIRRGASMEDIADIKESDVATPDAAIQSLKDGNARFFSGQATRPEMSANERRAQIMGQTPYAAILACSDSRVPVELVFDQGLGQLFVVRVAGNVVGEAGLGTLEYAIRHLDVHLVVVMGHEACGAVAAALLPEERVAEEPHHLQNLIRRIQPSLQAMPVIRDKKARMREAVLNNVRYQVSLLRDEPVIREAEAAGQIRVIGAYYEIGSGAVDFLVDEDDLRP; translated from the coding sequence TGGACGATTCCGCCGCGCAGATCGCTGCCGACCTCGAGCGCCGCATCCTGGACGCCATCCGCCGGGGCGCGAGCATGGAGGACATCGCGGACATCAAGGAGTCCGACGTCGCCACGCCCGACGCCGCCATCCAGTCGCTCAAGGACGGCAACGCCCGTTTCTTCAGCGGGCAGGCCACCCGCCCCGAGATGAGCGCCAACGAACGCCGCGCGCAGATCATGGGCCAGACGCCGTACGCCGCGATCCTGGCGTGCAGCGACAGCCGCGTGCCGGTCGAACTGGTGTTCGATCAGGGCCTGGGGCAGCTGTTCGTGGTGCGCGTCGCCGGGAACGTCGTCGGCGAGGCCGGACTGGGCACCCTGGAGTACGCCATCCGCCACCTGGACGTGCACCTGGTCGTCGTGATGGGCCACGAGGCCTGCGGGGCGGTCGCGGCCGCGCTGCTGCCCGAGGAGCGCGTCGCGGAGGAACCCCACCACCTCCAGAACCTGATCCGCCGCATCCAGCCCAGCCTGCAGGCCATGCCGGTCATCCGCGACAAGAAGGCCCGCATGCGCGAGGCGGTCCTGAACAACGTCCGCTACCAAGTGAGCCTCCTGCGCGACGAACCGGTCATCCGCGAGGCGGAGGCTGCCGGGCAGATCCGTGTGATCGGCGCGTACTACGAGATCGGCAGCGGCGCCGTGGACTTCCTGGTGGACGAGGACGACCTGCGGCCCTGA